A region from the Methanofollis liminatans DSM 4140 genome encodes:
- a CDS encoding adenosylhomocysteinase, which produces MTTGQQKMDWARQYMPVLRSIREEFEREKPLAGVTIGMALHVEAKTAVLVETLAAGGAEVYITGCNPLSTQDDVAEALNQVKGVHCYAKRACSNEEYYAAINRVLDARPSITIDDGMDLIFEIHTRRQDVLDGVVGGCEETTTGIHRLRSMAAEGALKFPVIAVNDTPMKRHFDNVHGTGESSLSSIMVTTNCLLAGKHLVVAGYGFCGRGVARKARGLGAQVIVTEVDPRRALEAHMEGFVVMPMDEAAKVGEIFITTTGNTSILTERHFALMQSGAILSNAGHFNVEIDVKWLEEHADAIERRDGIDTYDIFGKQIHVLAEGRLVNLATPKGMGHPIEVMDLSFALQALSARYMVEHGKDLVPGVYDVPNAIDEEVAERKLAALGIAIDSLSEEQTHYMSAWNIGT; this is translated from the coding sequence ATGACGACAGGCCAGCAGAAGATGGACTGGGCCAGGCAGTATATGCCGGTGCTCAGGAGCATTCGAGAGGAATTCGAGAGAGAAAAGCCGCTTGCGGGCGTGACCATCGGGATGGCCCTGCACGTGGAGGCGAAGACCGCCGTCCTGGTCGAGACCCTTGCGGCCGGCGGGGCCGAGGTGTACATCACCGGCTGCAACCCCCTCTCCACGCAGGACGATGTGGCAGAGGCCCTGAATCAGGTTAAGGGCGTGCACTGCTATGCGAAACGCGCCTGCTCCAACGAGGAGTACTACGCGGCGATCAACCGGGTGCTCGACGCCCGTCCCTCGATCACGATCGACGACGGCATGGACCTGATCTTCGAGATCCACACCCGCAGACAGGACGTCCTCGACGGCGTCGTCGGCGGGTGCGAGGAGACGACGACCGGGATCCACCGTCTCCGCTCGATGGCGGCTGAAGGGGCCCTGAAGTTCCCGGTGATCGCCGTGAACGACACCCCGATGAAGCGTCACTTCGACAATGTCCACGGCACCGGCGAGAGCTCGCTCTCGTCGATCATGGTGACCACGAACTGCCTGCTTGCGGGCAAGCACCTCGTCGTCGCCGGCTACGGTTTCTGCGGCCGCGGCGTGGCGCGGAAGGCCCGCGGCCTTGGTGCCCAGGTGATCGTCACCGAGGTAGACCCAAGGCGTGCGCTTGAGGCGCATATGGAGGGCTTTGTCGTGATGCCGATGGACGAGGCGGCGAAGGTCGGCGAGATCTTCATCACCACCACGGGAAACACCTCCATCCTGACCGAACGGCACTTCGCCCTGATGCAGAGCGGGGCGATCCTCTCCAATGCCGGGCACTTCAACGTCGAGATCGATGTGAAGTGGCTGGAGGAGCACGCCGACGCCATCGAGCGCCGGGACGGGATCGACACCTACGATATTTTCGGGAAGCAGATCCACGTCCTGGCCGAGGGGCGCCTGGTCAACCTGGCAACGCCGAAGGGGATGGGTCACCCGATCGAGGTGATGGACCTCTCCTTCGCCCTTCAGGCGCTCTCGGCCCGGTACATGGTCGAGCATGGAAAGGACCTCGTCCCGGGCGTGTACGACGTCCCGAACGCCATCGACGAGGAGGTGGCGGAGAGAAAACTTGCCGCCCTCGGGATCGCGATCGACTCGCTCAGCGAGGAGCAGACGCACTATATGTCTGCCTGGAATATCGGCACATAA
- a CDS encoding DUF2769 domain-containing protein, with product MEQTELSMEEKKQMVLSMCICKTCPSWKECGEPGGFCFPLIGKSRCIDEEKGCICGGCPVYSEMGLSHIYYCLLGSEKEQSGV from the coding sequence ATGGAGCAGACTGAGTTGTCCATGGAAGAGAAGAAGCAGATGGTTCTTTCGATGTGCATCTGCAAGACATGCCCGAGCTGGAAGGAGTGCGGCGAGCCCGGAGGTTTCTGTTTTCCCTTGATTGGTAAAAGCAGGTGCATCGATGAGGAGAAGGGGTGTATCTGCGGCGGGTGTCCGGTTTACTCAGAAATGGGGCTTTCTCACATCTATTACTGTCTTCTGGGTTCGGAAAAAGAACAGTCGGGCGTTTGA
- a CDS encoding glutamate synthase-related protein: protein MVRYRCNVCQVFEYDPARGDSVTGIPPGTKPGDFPDDWQCPICRSNHSHLKPLEDQQVKVSEQTIICPVCGAEHRITVSHMGRGYVEGYLGGWKRENDDLEVQMARIHRIAATGESIVEPMRTRRPVISWDDILIMGAQLARLPLNDGEPVNTRTVIGPGADHPLVIETPIYITHMSFGALSREIKVALARGSAAVGTAMCSGEGGILEESLEASYRYIFEYVPNRYSATPENLRRVDAVELKIGQSTKPGMGAHLPAEKVTEEIAAIRGFPPGVDIASPARFEEIRDAGSLKKIVSDLREATGGRPIGIKLAAGQIEADMAVAVAAGPDFITIDGRPGATAASPLFIKDATSVPTPFALYRARKFLDRHGVEDVSLVITGGLRVSSDFAKAIAMGADAVAIGTAALMACACQQYRLCNTGKCPVGVTTQDPLLRERLRIDISARQLENFLRVSTAELRDFARLTGHDDVHALSTRDLCTANSEISNYTEIGHV, encoded by the coding sequence ATGGTGAGATATCGGTGTAATGTCTGTCAGGTCTTCGAGTACGATCCCGCCAGGGGTGACTCTGTGACCGGCATCCCCCCGGGTACGAAACCTGGAGATTTTCCTGACGATTGGCAGTGCCCCATCTGCCGCTCTAACCACTCCCACCTGAAGCCGCTGGAGGACCAGCAGGTGAAGGTGTCGGAGCAGACGATCATCTGCCCTGTCTGCGGCGCCGAACACAGGATCACCGTCTCCCATATGGGGCGTGGGTATGTGGAGGGCTACCTCGGGGGGTGGAAACGCGAGAATGACGACCTTGAGGTTCAGATGGCCAGGATCCACCGTATCGCCGCGACAGGTGAATCGATCGTCGAACCGATGCGCACCCGCCGGCCGGTCATATCCTGGGACGATATCCTGATCATGGGTGCGCAGCTTGCCCGCCTTCCTCTCAACGACGGTGAACCGGTGAACACCAGGACTGTGATCGGGCCTGGAGCCGATCACCCCCTTGTAATTGAAACCCCCATCTACATCACTCATATGTCCTTTGGGGCCCTTTCCAGGGAGATAAAGGTGGCCCTGGCCAGAGGGAGCGCCGCAGTGGGAACCGCCATGTGCTCGGGTGAGGGAGGGATCCTGGAGGAATCCCTTGAGGCCTCGTACCGCTACATTTTTGAATATGTCCCGAACCGTTACAGCGCAACCCCGGAAAACCTGCGGCGTGTGGATGCTGTCGAGCTCAAGATCGGGCAGTCCACAAAGCCCGGGATGGGCGCCCATCTCCCTGCGGAGAAGGTCACCGAGGAGATCGCAGCGATCCGGGGTTTCCCACCAGGGGTTGACATCGCCAGCCCTGCCCGTTTCGAGGAGATAAGAGATGCCGGCAGCCTGAAAAAGATCGTTTCTGATCTCAGGGAGGCGACAGGAGGCAGGCCAATCGGGATCAAACTGGCGGCCGGGCAGATCGAGGCCGATATGGCGGTCGCCGTTGCGGCAGGACCCGACTTTATCACCATTGACGGCCGGCCGGGAGCGACCGCGGCCAGCCCCCTCTTTATCAAGGACGCCACCTCAGTACCAACTCCGTTTGCCCTCTACAGGGCCAGGAAGTTCCTGGACCGGCACGGCGTCGAGGACGTCTCGCTGGTGATCACCGGGGGCCTGCGAGTGTCGTCTGACTTTGCAAAGGCTATCGCCATGGGTGCCGACGCCGTGGCGATCGGGACCGCAGCCCTGATGGCCTGTGCATGCCAGCAGTACCGCCTCTGCAACACGGGGAAGTGCCCCGTGGGGGTGACCACGCAGGATCCCCTGCTCAGGGAGCGGCTGCGGATCGACATCTCGGCCCGGCAGCTGGAGAATTTCCTGCGGGTCTCTACGGCTGAACTCAGGGATTTCGCGCGCCTCACCGGCCACGACGATGTCCATGCCCTCTCAACCCGGGATCTCTGCACCGCGAACTCGGAGATATCGAACTACACTGAGATCGGGCATGTGTGA
- a CDS encoding DNA-3-methyladenine glycosylase family protein — protein sequence MEKALRLGPGNPFNLDATLGCGQAFRWEKVDGTWYGVAGDHAIGIRQDGERLLFSGADEPFIRRYFALDLDLPAILSSVDRDPRIHAAIGRCPGLRILRQEPFETLISYICATNTNIPTIKKRIALIAERYGRRLPGGVSAFPDAAALAPCSEGEMRGCVLGYRAPYACATAALCAEDPGWAERVAALPYGEARRELLRFPGVGPKAADCILLFAFEKYEAFPVDVHIRRMMRRHYLPDLPEDKTMTCREYDLIAGFAREHFGAYAGWAQEYLFCVREEEQP from the coding sequence ATGGAAAAAGCACTCAGGCTCGGCCCGGGCAATCCGTTCAACCTTGACGCCACCCTTGGCTGCGGGCAGGCGTTCCGGTGGGAGAAGGTTGACGGAACCTGGTACGGCGTCGCCGGCGATCATGCGATCGGGATCAGGCAGGACGGGGAGAGACTTCTCTTTTCCGGTGCCGACGAACCATTCATCCGCCGCTACTTCGCCCTCGACCTCGATCTCCCGGCGATCCTCTCTTCGGTCGACCGCGACCCCCGGATCCACGCGGCGATCGGGCGCTGCCCGGGACTGCGCATCCTGCGGCAAGAGCCCTTCGAGACCCTGATCTCGTATATCTGCGCCACAAACACCAATATTCCGACGATAAAAAAGCGCATCGCCCTGATTGCCGAACGCTACGGCAGGCGCCTGCCGGGCGGTGTCAGCGCCTTTCCCGACGCTGCAGCCCTCGCCCCCTGTAGCGAGGGCGAGATGCGGGGGTGCGTGCTCGGCTATCGGGCGCCATACGCCTGCGCCACGGCGGCGCTCTGCGCAGAGGATCCGGGATGGGCGGAGAGGGTCGCTGCCCTTCCCTACGGGGAGGCGAGGCGTGAACTCCTCAGGTTCCCGGGCGTCGGCCCGAAGGCCGCCGACTGCATTCTCCTCTTCGCCTTCGAGAAATACGAGGCCTTTCCGGTGGACGTGCACATCAGGCGGATGATGCGCCGCCACTACCTGCCTGACCTCCCGGAAGACAAAACCATGACCTGCCGCGAATACGACCTGATCGCCGGGTTTGCGCGGGAGCACTTCGGGGCATATGCCGGGTGGGCGCAGGAGTACCTCTTCTGCGTGCGGGAAGAGGAGCAGCCCTGA
- the nifB gene encoding nitrogenase cofactor biosynthesis protein NifB: MAENEYRTATVGDREVPYDPEQLRKIQEHPCYSETACHTFGRCHLPVAPHCNIQCNYCVRDFDCVNESRPGVTSKVLSPQETIELVRKVIQDYPYVKVIGIAGPGEPLANPETFETLRLVHEEFPHLIMCISTNGLLLPEKIDELQKYGVGNVTVTLNAVDPAVGEKIYSFVNYHGKHYTGREAAEILLKNQLEGIRMAVERKMFVKVNCVYIPGVNDDHIVDIAKKVGEMGAFSFNLIPLIPQYKFAEVVPPTAAEKKAMQDRCAPYIKQMRHCARCRSDAIGKLGQDVQANVYSGCSRK, encoded by the coding sequence ATGGCGGAAAATGAGTACAGGACGGCAACGGTCGGGGATCGGGAGGTGCCCTACGACCCTGAACAGCTGCGCAAGATCCAGGAGCACCCCTGCTATTCGGAGACAGCCTGCCACACCTTCGGGCGCTGCCACCTGCCGGTGGCCCCGCACTGCAACATCCAGTGCAACTACTGCGTGCGGGACTTCGACTGCGTGAACGAGAGCCGACCGGGCGTCACCTCAAAGGTCCTCTCCCCGCAGGAAACGATAGAACTGGTCAGAAAGGTGATCCAGGACTACCCCTACGTGAAGGTGATCGGGATCGCCGGGCCCGGCGAACCCCTCGCAAACCCGGAAACTTTCGAGACCCTGAGGCTGGTCCACGAGGAGTTCCCCCACCTGATCATGTGCATCTCAACGAACGGCCTCCTGCTCCCTGAGAAGATCGATGAACTCCAGAAATACGGCGTCGGCAACGTGACCGTCACGCTCAATGCCGTCGATCCGGCCGTCGGCGAGAAGATCTACTCGTTCGTGAACTACCATGGCAAGCATTACACCGGCCGGGAAGCTGCCGAGATCCTCCTGAAAAATCAGCTCGAGGGGATCAGGATGGCCGTCGAGAGAAAGATGTTCGTGAAGGTGAACTGCGTCTATATTCCCGGGGTCAACGATGACCATATCGTCGATATCGCAAAGAAAGTAGGTGAAATGGGCGCGTTCTCCTTCAACCTCATCCCGCTGATCCCGCAGTACAAGTTCGCCGAGGTCGTGCCGCCGACTGCTGCGGAGAAAAAAGCGATGCAGGATCGGTGCGCCCCTTATATCAAGCAGATGCGCCACTGCGCCCGCTGCCGTTCGGACGCGATCGGCAAACTGGGGCAGGACGTCCAGGCCAACGTCTACTCAGGCTGCAGCAGGAAATAA
- a CDS encoding YajG family lipoprotein — protein MYPSRTASLVILIFLTALAAGCASSPGGGETVTPEATIPPSPTPEPVDSPVIVSDPRLSPMAITLTASEMSDGTGVYLTLIIDPKGAAIARNGVPVIATFFAYNTVEEAGGFVPESVDEVRSVGLPYRSVSDTIYDAPVSFRASLPAESEHKNLDIGKEYVYGVFVNIRD, from the coding sequence ATGTATCCATCCAGGACGGCATCTCTGGTGATCCTGATCTTCCTGACCGCCCTTGCTGCGGGCTGCGCATCCTCACCTGGCGGCGGGGAGACCGTGACTCCTGAGGCCACCATCCCGCCGTCGCCCACACCAGAGCCCGTGGACAGTCCGGTGATCGTCTCCGATCCCCGCCTCTCCCCTATGGCAATCACTCTGACGGCATCCGAAATGAGCGACGGCACCGGTGTCTATCTCACGCTCATCATCGATCCGAAGGGTGCGGCGATCGCCCGGAACGGCGTTCCTGTGATCGCCACCTTCTTCGCCTACAACACCGTCGAGGAGGCCGGGGGCTTCGTGCCTGAATCGGTTGACGAGGTCCGTTCGGTGGGTCTGCCGTACCGGAGCGTCTCCGATACCATCTATGATGCCCCGGTCAGTTTCAGGGCCTCGCTCCCGGCCGAATCCGAGCACAAAAATCTGGATATCGGAAAAGAATATGTATATGGAGTTTTCGTGAACATAAGAGATTGA
- a CDS encoding substrate-binding domain-containing protein, which translates to MILIAVVMVAAAMAAGCTGSPGGEATPTPTTSAPAETQTLLIATTTSLYDTGLLDALKAPFEKEYNAKVDIISAGTGTALGYGENGDVDVMMVHDRVREDAFLANGHGIDRRVIAYNYFVIVGPESDPAAIKGMTPEEAFTTIREKGLADPENVKFVSRGDNSGTHAKEKVIWAKDGFNYTTDITNSGEWYIEAGTGMGATLVMADEKAAYTLSDIGTYLTYKDKTALVPAVSEGDILLNVYSVMRINPEKHPGVNSTLAKDWINYLTSSSTQKTIEEFGVVQYGEPLFFPAAGNWEVMGVNQSEVEDPVV; encoded by the coding sequence TTGATACTGATCGCAGTTGTCATGGTCGCCGCGGCCATGGCTGCAGGCTGCACCGGTTCTCCGGGTGGAGAGGCGACGCCGACCCCGACGACCTCCGCTCCGGCCGAGACGCAGACGCTGCTGATTGCCACGACGACGAGCCTTTACGACACCGGACTCCTCGACGCCCTGAAGGCGCCGTTCGAGAAGGAGTATAATGCAAAGGTCGATATCATCTCTGCCGGCACGGGCACGGCGCTCGGCTACGGAGAGAACGGCGACGTCGACGTGATGATGGTCCACGACCGCGTGCGCGAGGACGCCTTCCTCGCGAACGGCCACGGCATCGACCGCCGCGTCATCGCCTACAACTACTTCGTGATCGTCGGCCCGGAGTCGGACCCGGCAGCTATCAAGGGTATGACCCCTGAAGAGGCGTTCACCACCATCCGCGAGAAGGGTCTTGCAGACCCTGAGAACGTGAAGTTCGTCTCCCGCGGCGACAACTCCGGCACCCATGCAAAGGAGAAGGTGATCTGGGCGAAGGACGGATTCAACTACACGACCGATATCACGAACTCGGGCGAGTGGTACATCGAGGCCGGCACCGGCATGGGTGCCACCCTGGTGATGGCAGACGAGAAGGCCGCCTACACCCTCTCCGACATCGGCACCTACCTCACCTACAAGGACAAGACCGCCCTTGTGCCGGCGGTCTCTGAGGGCGACATCCTGCTCAACGTCTACTCGGTGATGCGGATCAACCCCGAGAAGCACCCGGGCGTGAACTCGACCCTTGCAAAGGACTGGATCAACTATCTGACCTCTTCGTCGACCCAGAAGACGATCGAGGAGTTCGGCGTCGTTCAGTACGGTGAACCTCTCTTCTTCCCGGCCGCAGGCAACTGGGAAGTGATGGGTGTGAACCAGTCCGAGGTGGAAGACCCGGTGGTCTGA
- a CDS encoding ABC transporter permease, with protein sequence MVKLGYIIDGLMEAIQLIVSMDPDVMEITVLSLVVSLTATCAATAVALPVGSAIKFTEFPGKKVLINLIQTLYSLPTVIVGLLIFLLITRHGPLGFTGILFTPQAMILAQTVLILPIMVGLTISALSGVEETIRDTIISLGATRLQFLTSIVREARFAIFAAVVVGFGRAISEVGAAILIGGNIAHRTRVLTTAISLNTSQWEIGTSIALGIILLAIALIVNTGVTLFQQR encoded by the coding sequence GTGGTGAAGTTGGGCTATATTATCGATGGGCTGATGGAGGCGATCCAGCTGATCGTCTCGATGGATCCGGACGTCATGGAAATTACAGTTCTTTCGCTCGTTGTATCCCTGACGGCGACATGCGCCGCCACCGCGGTTGCTCTCCCGGTGGGGTCGGCGATCAAGTTCACTGAGTTCCCCGGGAAAAAGGTGCTCATCAACCTGATCCAGACGCTCTACTCCCTCCCGACGGTCATCGTCGGTCTGCTCATCTTCCTGCTCATCACCCGCCACGGCCCGCTCGGGTTCACCGGCATTCTCTTCACGCCGCAGGCGATGATCCTGGCCCAGACCGTCCTGATCCTCCCCATCATGGTTGGACTGACGATCTCGGCCCTGTCCGGCGTGGAAGAGACGATCAGGGATACGATCATCTCCCTTGGCGCCACCCGCCTCCAGTTCCTCACCTCGATCGTCAGGGAGGCGCGGTTTGCGATCTTTGCGGCGGTCGTCGTCGGTTTCGGCCGGGCGATCTCCGAGGTCGGGGCCGCCATTCTCATCGGCGGGAACATCGCCCACCGCACCCGCGTGCTGACGACGGCGATCTCCCTGAATACCTCGCAGTGGGAGATCGGCACCTCCATCGCCCTCGGGATCATTCTCCTTGCGATCGCCCTCATCGTGAACACCGGCGTGACCCTCTTCCAGCAGCGGTGA
- a CDS encoding ABC transporter ATP-binding protein, whose product MIEIEHVSKNFGEKVVLRDVSATIQDGEIFAIIGPSGSGKSTLLRMINLLEIPDGGRIIVDGTDIHADRWRTLEIRRMMAMVFQKPAAFNESVYDNIAIGLRMRHVPEREIQKKIADALEVIGLSGYEKRRAKTLSGGEMQRVALARALVTDPAVLLMDEPTANLDPLATAVIEDLVLRINRDFGQTVVISTHDMLQGQRLAHRIGVLMDGVFSQVGTPREVFALPKNKHVARFVGIENIVSGRIARTSEGVAEIESAGVIIRAVTPLSAGRNVCACIKPEDITLHLVDGSQISARNVLDGTIARMTAFGPLTRLTVECGIPFSVLITWKSAGEMGIAEGSRVRISFKASAVHVVEDAEA is encoded by the coding sequence ATGATCGAAATAGAGCACGTATCAAAGAATTTCGGGGAGAAGGTCGTCCTGAGAGATGTAAGCGCAACGATCCAGGACGGCGAGATCTTCGCGATCATCGGCCCCTCGGGCTCGGGGAAGTCCACCCTCCTGCGTATGATCAACCTGCTCGAAATCCCTGACGGGGGGCGCATCATCGTCGACGGCACCGATATCCATGCCGATCGATGGCGTACCCTCGAAATCAGGCGTATGATGGCGATGGTCTTCCAGAAGCCCGCCGCCTTCAACGAGAGCGTCTACGACAACATCGCCATCGGTCTGCGGATGCGCCATGTGCCAGAACGCGAGATCCAGAAGAAGATCGCCGATGCGCTCGAGGTGATCGGGCTCTCCGGCTATGAAAAGCGGCGGGCGAAGACACTCTCGGGCGGGGAGATGCAGCGGGTCGCCCTTGCGCGGGCGCTGGTGACCGATCCTGCCGTACTCCTGATGGACGAACCGACGGCGAACCTCGACCCCCTGGCCACGGCGGTAATCGAGGACCTGGTGCTGCGGATCAACCGCGACTTCGGGCAGACCGTGGTGATCTCCACGCACGATATGCTCCAGGGCCAGCGCCTCGCCCACCGGATAGGCGTGTTGATGGACGGCGTCTTCTCGCAGGTCGGCACTCCGAGAGAGGTCTTCGCCCTGCCGAAGAACAAGCATGTCGCCAGGTTCGTCGGGATCGAGAACATCGTCTCCGGCAGGATCGCCAGGACGTCGGAGGGCGTCGCCGAGATCGAATCCGCCGGTGTGATCATCAGGGCCGTCACGCCCCTCTCTGCAGGGAGGAACGTCTGCGCCTGCATAAAGCCTGAGGACATCACCCTCCACCTCGTCGATGGGTCGCAGATCTCCGCGCGCAACGTCCTCGACGGCACGATCGCCAGAATGACCGCTTTTGGGCCGCTGACGCGCCTTACAGTAGAGTGTGGCATTCCCTTTTCAGTTCTCATCACCTGGAAGTCTGCCGGGGAGATGGGGATCGCCGAGGGGAGCCGGGTGCGGATCTCTTTCAAGGCGAGCGCCGTCCACGTCGTCGAGGACGCTGAGGCGTAA
- a CDS encoding putative sulfate/molybdate transporter codes for MADVMQAEEEKGQLPLKFSLGEAAGSVGDFGTILPIVLGVALVCEVNLAHIFLFFALWYAIAGIVYRLPIPIEPLKAVGAIAIAEGLTAGEIAGAGMLIGVIFLALGCCGSMTWLQNRIPVSVIRGVQAGLALILLRTSFGFLQSDPLYAGISVAIVILFFIAAIRWKINDVSALIVLAIGIGAGILTAGLPHFAMIPIPTLVIPGIEDLVYAGLYLVPPQFPLTLTNAILATSLLTLDLFKRDVPPDRLSRTIGIMNLVSVPFGGFPMCHGAGGLAAQHRFGARTGGANVIAGIIFLGFAFFFASPQSLALIPLGVFGGLLIFAAVELAKHSVKTDSYLVTGAIAALTILANITVAFVVGLALAYALRWRKEQLDRPKK; via the coding sequence ATGGCAGATGTAATGCAGGCAGAAGAAGAAAAGGGGCAACTCCCGCTCAAATTCTCCCTTGGTGAGGCCGCCGGATCGGTCGGGGACTTCGGGACGATCCTTCCCATCGTGCTCGGCGTCGCCCTGGTCTGCGAGGTGAACCTCGCGCACATCTTCCTCTTCTTCGCCCTCTGGTACGCGATCGCAGGCATCGTCTACCGCCTCCCGATCCCGATCGAACCCTTAAAAGCGGTCGGAGCGATCGCCATCGCCGAAGGGCTGACTGCAGGGGAGATCGCCGGCGCCGGCATGCTCATCGGCGTGATCTTCCTCGCCCTCGGCTGTTGCGGGAGCATGACCTGGCTGCAGAACCGGATCCCGGTGAGCGTGATCAGGGGCGTGCAGGCCGGCCTCGCCCTCATCCTGCTCAGGACATCGTTTGGCTTTCTCCAATCCGACCCGCTCTACGCAGGGATATCCGTTGCGATCGTTATCCTGTTCTTCATCGCCGCCATCCGCTGGAAGATCAACGATGTTTCCGCCCTCATCGTCCTCGCCATCGGCATTGGCGCAGGAATCCTGACGGCCGGCCTCCCCCATTTCGCGATGATCCCCATCCCCACCCTCGTCATACCCGGGATCGAAGACCTCGTCTATGCAGGGCTCTACCTCGTCCCCCCGCAGTTTCCCCTCACCCTCACCAACGCCATCCTGGCGACTTCGCTCCTCACCCTCGATCTCTTCAAGAGAGATGTCCCTCCAGACCGCCTCTCGCGCACGATCGGGATCATGAACCTGGTCTCGGTGCCCTTCGGTGGGTTTCCGATGTGCCACGGCGCCGGCGGCCTTGCCGCACAGCACCGCTTCGGCGCCCGCACCGGGGGGGCGAACGTGATCGCCGGGATCATCTTCCTGGGTTTCGCCTTCTTCTTCGCCTCCCCGCAGAGCCTCGCCCTCATCCCACTCGGCGTCTTCGGCGGACTGCTCATTTTTGCCGCCGTAGAACTCGCAAAACACAGCGTAAAGACCGATTCCTATCTTGTCACCGGCGCGATCGCCGCACTCACCATCCTGGCGAACATCACCGTCGCGTTTGTGGTCGGGCTCGCCCTGGCCTACGCGCTCCGGTGGCGGAAGGAGCAGCTCGATAGGCCGAAAAAATAG
- the modA gene encoding molybdate ABC transporter substrate-binding protein has translation MRILSLVLALMFVVGAACAICGCTTQTSTTPQVSEQSTLMVYCGAGIREPMEEIAAMYENETGTMIEFTFGGSAQLLSQMELVKQGDLYMPGATAYIESAAKKGFINTSEKLVYHIPIIAVAKGNPKNVTGIADLARPDLRVVIGDPTGPAIGATTKKLLNKSGLWETVSANAVAKRATVNELIVDVSMGTADASVIWYDLYVPDKMERIEIPKAENDIKVIPIGTLTFSENPAQAQAFADFVASDKGLAVFEKFGYVIYPDPKYES, from the coding sequence ATGAGAATACTCTCTCTTGTTCTGGCACTTATGTTTGTTGTTGGTGCTGCCTGCGCCATCTGCGGGTGTACCACCCAGACGTCGACGACACCGCAGGTTTCTGAACAATCGACGCTCATGGTCTACTGCGGCGCCGGTATCCGTGAACCGATGGAGGAGATCGCCGCCATGTATGAAAACGAAACCGGCACGATGATCGAGTTCACCTTCGGCGGTTCGGCCCAACTCCTCAGCCAGATGGAACTGGTGAAGCAGGGCGATCTCTACATGCCCGGCGCCACCGCCTATATCGAGTCGGCCGCGAAGAAGGGATTCATCAACACCTCGGAAAAACTCGTCTACCACATCCCGATCATCGCCGTCGCGAAGGGCAACCCGAAGAACGTGACCGGCATCGCCGACCTCGCCCGCCCTGACCTCCGCGTGGTCATTGGTGACCCGACCGGTCCCGCCATCGGCGCGACCACGAAGAAACTCCTGAACAAGAGCGGCCTCTGGGAGACAGTTTCGGCCAATGCAGTTGCGAAACGTGCGACTGTGAACGAACTGATAGTCGACGTCAGTATGGGAACGGCGGACGCAAGCGTCATCTGGTACGACCTCTATGTGCCCGATAAAATGGAACGCATCGAGATCCCGAAGGCAGAGAACGATATCAAGGTGATCCCCATCGGTACCCTGACCTTCTCTGAGAATCCGGCTCAAGCACAGGCTTTTGCCGACTTCGTCGCCTCGGATAAGGGTCTGGCGGTCTTTGAGAAATTCGGGTATGTCATCTACCCTGACCCGAAGTACGAGAGCTGA
- the tsaA gene encoding tRNA (N6-threonylcarbamoyladenosine(37)-N6)-methyltransferase TrmO — translation MHQESTDPTRQPVTYRPIGVIRTPFTEQENTPIQGIFNTACGTVEVFPEYEEGLLDLESFSHLILIYHFDRANAAMLRQKPFLDVQKERGIFAIRHFNRPNPIGISIVELKGVRGNLLDICGVDVLDGTPLLDIKPYVRQFDHRDEVRSGWVDEQHVDDIKEWNSTPEALRQRGRVNL, via the coding sequence ATGCACCAGGAATCCACCGATCCGACACGACAACCGGTCACCTACCGGCCCATCGGCGTCATCAGGACGCCCTTTACCGAGCAGGAGAACACCCCCATCCAGGGGATATTCAACACAGCATGCGGCACCGTCGAGGTCTTCCCTGAGTATGAGGAGGGGCTGCTGGATCTCGAGTCGTTCTCGCACCTGATCCTCATCTACCACTTCGACCGGGCAAACGCCGCCATGCTCCGGCAGAAACCGTTCCTTGATGTCCAGAAGGAGCGCGGGATCTTCGCAATCCGCCATTTCAACCGCCCGAACCCGATCGGGATCTCGATCGTGGAACTGAAGGGCGTGCGCGGCAACCTCCTCGACATCTGCGGTGTGGACGTTCTGGACGGCACGCCGCTCCTCGACATCAAGCCCTATGTCCGCCAGTTCGACCACCGCGATGAGGTCAGGAGCGGGTGGGTGGACGAGCAGCATGTGGACGATATCAAGGAATGGAACAGCACCCCGGAGGCCCTCAGGCAGCGCGGCCGGGTGAACCTGTGA